AAATTTGCTaaaatattgttagtttggactAGTTTATATTGGATGCCTCCTAAAGGTTGGGAAGATTGAACATCCAATGCTGTAAATGATATATAGTAATGAACTTGAATAAGTAACCTACTTCTCAATATGACCTGGTATTAAATTTGGGCTACCGTGAAATATTTATGGGAGGCCCCGTATCAGTTGGAAGGCTCTagtaccatgttaaatttgagcATGTCTAACTCGCCCTAAAAAGTTAGTTCaaaggggaggagtgcctaaaGTCTGGCACATTACCCCTATCGCAAGCCGATATGGGATTCAATACCTGGCTATGCATTTGGACTCTAACTTCCGCGGTCATAACAAGGTTTACAGTTGCACTTAAGTTTGCAGCACAAATATTCTTAGGTTTGGACTTAGGATCCATGAGCACTAGCAAAGGTCTGTTACGTGAAGATAGTATTATATACAATTGGATCTCCTGGTCTAGCCTCTCTTCATATCATTTGTGAAGACAACAAATCAAGCATCacgttgatatttttttttcttgacatGCTTACACTAGCAAGTGATAAGATGAGAAAGTTGTTTTAAGTCAATAGTGGAATGGTTTGTGCTTAATAGTTGCCTCTATGTGAAAACCAAAAGGATTGCTGTGAAGACTAGTGCAAGGGGGAAAAAATCCAAATCATGAGCCCAATTTTTCTTTGAGGATCCAATAATTCCAGATTTATCTTCCGTTCAAAAAGTCTAAAACTGTCCAGTTATAAGGTTAAATTAGTCCAATTTCTGACAAAAATCAAGCTCTGGATACATGCTTAGTGAAAGAGAGTGAAGGTGAGTTTCTTGTTATAAAATAAtgatgatgaaaaaaaaaaagctttggCTATAGTTTTCTTGTCTGCCTTTCTCTTTCAAAAATCAAAAACTCCCTAATCAGAAATTGAAGGAAAAATGGCAGTTTTTTCCAAGAGTTTTCTCATTGCTGTGATGGCTCTTATACTCTCTACACTTTTCTGCTTAAGTCGTTGCTCCTGAAGCTGCTTCGGCTCTGGCTCCCATTGCTGCAGCTGGCTCAATCTCGCCTTCTTTTGGCTCTGCTCCAGCTCCTCTATTTAAAATTGTTTCTTTGTGAGCGCGTGTGCAAATGTCTTTTGTCTGTTAGAAGTTGATATATTTGGCCTTAAATGGTAAGAAACTTACTTCGGTTTAATTGGCCTAACAATGAAAAGTTCATGTCTCTACGGGGTTGAGAGATATAGACTGAATGCTTAGCCAGATTGCTTCATACTCTTAACGAGTCAACATGGTTTCTTGCTTAGATTTAAATATGACATAAATTGACACCATCTATGTGGTGCACTTGTgtcattttttcattttctaaagTTTTGCATCATTTGAAGCAACCAATGACTTTCTACCTTTATCCTTAATGAGGCTTTTTTCATGGAAACTGACATTTATTTCAAGTTCCCCACCATTCATTATTGAAGAGTTTTGATTGTCATTGCTACATGTTTTCTCCTCTTCAACCAAAGAGCAAGATTCAGGTTACTCGCAACATCAGCCTCAAGGACATGAAATCTGGATGCATTTGCATTCAATGAAATTCTTCTGCCTGTGTCTCTCTAGAACTTCTGGGATGTGTTGTCAACTAATCCAGTTGTAGAATCTTGGTACttatgaattataaaaaaatgtttCTTCTATTTAAAATTGTTTCTTTGTGAGCGTGTGTGCAGATGTCTTTTGTCTGTTAGAAGTTTGATTTATTTGACCTTAAATGGGTAGTTTTGACTTATTTGGACGAGAAGGTCAATTTGGGCTTATTTGGTCCATTGATTTAAAGTTCAAAGGCTGATTTGGTCCTTTTCCCCCTAATAAAACCTCCCGATTCCCATTGTTGCTGAAACTGTAACTGTCCTTGTGTTGGGTAGGAAAATAAACAACTTGTTCTTTTGtatatgttttatatttttgtatGTGACCGTCACACTAGTGATTTTTGCATAACATCAAAACTTTTTGCTGTATGCTCAGATACCTTGTTGCTGCTGCTGGTTTGCAGTGTTTGTGGAGCCTTACCTTAGCTATTGTGGACATTTATGCTCTCTTAGTGATGCGCTCCTTGCAGAATTATCGAGTTGTCAGCCTGTTTGCTTTTGGTGATGGGGTAAGGTTACAATGCTGAATTTAACAGTGGGACCTTTTATCTTTTACACATGCTGCTGCTGCGTACTTCAGTGGTATATTTAGATCCTGGAATCAGTGTTTTTGTCTGGCTTCTATTAAGTCATGGATCAATAACAAAGTATTGATACTGTTTGAATGTTATAGCTTTCTGAACTGCTTGGTGCTGCTCATGCAAATTCTTCCCAGCAAGTTTTTTCAACTTTTCCAATTAATGTAGTATTCCTTGATTATTCTGCTATCCATCTTTCTTTGTTTCCATTTCGTTTATGATTTCCAGTTTGTAGTAACATTTAGCTTACCATACTTGCATTGGCGAGCTGGGTCTTTATTGACTCATATATAGCAGATAGACAAGTTCAGCAAATCATATCTCACTCATGTGTGTCTGGGTTCAAGTCTTAGTTGATTGGACTAATATATCTGACTAGTATCCTTGTGCATGGCAAGAAACAGGATTTGCTACAATGTTTCACAAGTGCAAGTGCTCTAGCAACAGTTGCATTAATCTTGGCCTTTGAAAATTTGTTGTTTGAATTTTACAAGACAGATAAGATCACGCGATATTTTCATTATGTCTCTGCTTTGGATGTCCCTGCATTATATTCAGCTATTTCTTTCTCTCACATGAAATTGATCAGAGAGCGACTTTATTATGTTTGTTCCAATTGTGTGCGTGAGTTTGAATGTGGAACCATGAAAAAAGTTCGGATTCACTTGTATACATTTGTCGACTTGTTTGTCTAAATTGTTAGTGTAGTTATCTCCATGAAACATAAATTTTCATGAGTTGTGGTGGCTGAAATGACATGGACATTTTTTTATGCAGATCACATCTACACTTACATTTGCTGCAGCTTGTGCTTCTGCTGGCATCACAGTCCTTATTGATAATGACCTAGGCAGCTGTTCTCAGAATCACTGTGTGCAGTTTGAAACTTCTACAGCCATGGCTTTCATCAGCTGGTTCACTGCATTACCTTCTTTTCTCCTTAACTTTTGGTCGCTGGCATCCCGatgacaaaaaagaaaaaaaaaacttaaaaagagGAGAGAAGAGAATGATGATAGTGGCCATTTTTGTTAGAGAAACTGAAATACATGGTCTTGTTTTGATCTTTGTTACCTGATGTGTGCAATTTAAACTCAGTTTCTCTTCCATTGCGAATGTTTTGTAAAAAATGGTCAACGTATTCAGGGTTCTTTGTTGTTGGGGGACTTTGAGTACTCAGGAAGCGCATTTGATTTTCCCACTGCGGTGTAGATATTCAATGTGGAACATCTCAAAAATGAGAGTGTAAGTTTGAAAGGCgatattatttttctctcttatGCTTGATACTTTCCGATATTTCCTACATTTTTCTCATATTTCGGGcattaaaaattatcaatataaaatattttcttaagtGAAAGTGAAAACGGAGACATTTTAAAGGAAAATAAGTCATTTTCTAAAGTTTTAGAACTTTATTTAGattattatatacaaatttattaatatttattattttttaaattacaatcaaataataaaaaaataaatattttgttgaaaattttttttcataaaagatATTTCAGACCAAATATTTTTCTGAAAATATCTTGAATTTGTTAATGAATTATTCATAAAGCATTCATGTTTTTTACAACTAgattagattatatatatatatatatatatatatatatatatatatatatatattaaattcatCATATTTTAGTCATAAAAAAATTCGATGTGataaacaaaatttttaaacaATTTGAAATTAGGATTAATTATTGTTATATTATTATTCTAAGAAttatgcctttttttttttcaagttctAAACTCTCTTCAGGTCTTACATATTTTACCAATAAACAGAAATGTCTAGGGAAGAAGACGATGATAATGCCATACTTTATATCTGTTTCAAGAAATATGAAGAAATTGTGAAACAGCCACAAATATTTCCTTTCTTCATCTTATTGTTGGGAATTTTGATTTGTAACCAAGAATCTGATAAGTTCATTTCTTACAGTTTGAGCTAGTATATTATATAATCTTTCATTTGTCGATATTCCATGAATATCGGACGTGATATACTAGGCAACTCTATATCGGATATGATTATTAAACACTAATTCAACATCGACTATTATTGGCTAGTATTTTTgatagttttatctcgttttacaGTAATTCTTTTATTATAGAATTACTAGTTTCGCATAATTTTTATCTCTAATATCCATTATAACAGTCTAATTTTACTTTGTCCAGATAACTTTCATACCATCCTTTTCACCAAGCCTAAAATAAGTGGTACTGCTTGATCAGATTAGAGAACCCATGGAGTCTATGTCTAGATTACCAAAGAGAAAAAGTGTGCCTTCTTCGTAGTCTTCCTTTTCAATATAAAGTAAACTTGATGATGGGTTAGGTTAATTAGGTCCATTATTAGTGCTAGAtgatgttatgcatgttttttttTGTTGGATTTTTTCACAATTTCAGATGCAAACATTATTTTGACTTGATTTTTGAAGTGTGTTCAACAGTGAGTTTGAAAATAATCCACAACCACAATCAACATTATAGCTAATTTTTTGGCTTATTAGGAGCTTGATTAATATTTTCTTGTTTCCTAATTATAATAATGATTTCTTCAAGAAAATatgttaacaaaataatttctcATTCTTTGTTTTAATCTGTGTTTAGCATTATTATAGTAGTTGCCGCTGAAAAAGATAAAGGTAGATTACTATTGGGTACATATGTTTTgtcaaaaattatttatttagttattattttttaaaaaatataattaaaacttcttaaattttaaaaaatttattaattaattcatttattaattttaacccttaaatattataaaaaaaattaattaataaatttattataaaatttaacaactaactaataaatttttataaaatataaaaattaaataataaagtatttaacaaataaaactaaaagaaagactaatgaataaatttttaaaatttcaaaatgttttaattaaagaattaattaatatattttttataatataaaaattaaataataatttttttttaattttaataaaagaaatatgAACCAAAAGGCAGAAAGTACAGACACAAAAGTCAAAAGCCTTTATTTAATGctctgttttttctttttaattttttttttctcagaaCAATGCTCcgttttttctctttctttgttgaATAGTTTTAAGATTTAAGGTGGCAACTTGCAAGAATTCCACAAAGTTCAGgcataagaaaataaagaacaAAGTCATGAGTAGAGTCAGCAACAGAGAGCTGTTGATAGGCCTCGTAAATACAAAACTCGGTGGCAAGGAAAAATCCAAGCAATGCAAATTGAAATCCTGCAAATGATTTGCTGCACAGAGGCAAAAGGTTGGGATTTGAGCTCGTAAACTTGAATTGTCGCCCAACCTCGACCCGAATTATATTGAGAGAAGAAAGCAAAGACCGCCATTAGGGATTACAAATACCTGTATTTTCTTGTGAGATTTTGAAAAAGCAAATCTGGCTgcactaaataaaaattaattaaattaatataatgcaAACCTGggaatttaaatattacaaaacTTCTTTTTTACCAATTTTCAAAATTCCCCaccattagttttttttttttttttcatacgcAACTCTGGGGAGGAAGAGGACATCAGATGAATGAATTTTCATCACACAAAAGACCAGTTTACAAAGGAGAATGCAAGGCAATGGACAGTGCTTTCATCTGCAGCAAGGACTTTCCATGCAACAGCTTGCTCATACGAAACATGGCGCCCCATTGTTGACATGCAGATTCCACCAGGCAAGTAAGCGAATCCCTGACATTATGTATAAATTTAACCAATTAGGATTCACATCAAATATTCATTTAGTTTCTAGAGAAGTTCTCTCAGCTCTTTAGACGAATCGTCAAAAAGCTGATATATAAGAAATATAATTTGCtataaaaaagagagaaattcAGTTAAGAACTATCTTAACTGGATAATTTCAAAGCAAATGCATGTTAAATGTTTGATATTACTCGTTGACAGCAACAGAAGTAGTAAATATATTTCCACGTAAAAGGGGTTACCTGTTGCATTAACTTTGCAAAGTCTGCACAAAGTGCCTTGCGTCCAGATTCATCGAATATCTTATCTAATGtgatgtcttgtagagccactAAAGTTGTCTCTAGCATGTCCATCCCTGCCTGATTGGCAAAGATGAAAACCGGCAGCGACTACAACAAAAAGGAATGACTTTGCTCAGATTGAGTAGCTTAAATAAGATGATGGTCCGTGCTAGAGATGGATTGTAATCCCCTTGTTTGGAATCAAAGATTTCACTAGATTTCAATTCATTTCAACTATTTTCTTGCAAAATGAATCATGCCAAACAGAGGAAATATGATTGTAGCAAATGCAATTTTTGAGCTGCATTATTGCTAAATCTATGATGCCTGTGttgtataataaaatatattgtacCTTCAATGAACAACACAAAATGGCATCCTGATGATGCCATAGATGTTTCAATACCGAATCTCCCCCAAGAGAATCAGACCTCAGCAATTCTGCCCCTAGATAGTAACTGAGGAAAATGACGAAAAACAATTAGAATGTTCTATAAAGCCCAATTTAGAAGATGCAGAGTTTGATCTTTCAACAAAATAGGAATATGATGATCCATACAGAACATGTTATAGACATCTGACAGAAGGCAACTTCCACATGTAATAAACAGCCATATAATTGCCAAGTAATGTATGATAAATATTCCAGCAGAACTTGCCTGTAACTTTGGCAGATCCAGTGAGCTAAGGTAAGAGCTTCAGGAGAGCTAGGTGATAACTTAGGTCCCACAGATGGGCTCAATCCTGATGGAGATATAGCCATGGCCACCCTCTGGACTGAGGAAATCACACTTCGGACATATTGACGAGCCATGTTAGCAACATTGTCCTGTAAATTGCTCTCAAAAGGGAACTGAAAGGCAATAGTCAAGACTGATCGTGTACTATGAGATGATGAGGCATCTTCTGTAGCATGATTTGTTGCAGGACCCACTTCAAGACTCGTTGTGAGATCCAAGGTGCGAGATGTGTTAACAGCAGTCTGTGCATCCTTCTGTACAATTTCACCATTAGTACACTGAACAAAAATGATGTCAAGAATACAAACACAGGTATTATTGAGCATTGGAATTTGGACAGATTATTGAAAGACTAATATGTTGTAATTTTAACAAGCATACTAAATCAACAAGCATATACAATGTAAGAaggtaaaaattaaaagtaaagttCAGTATAACTTAACAGTTTTTGAATCCAAGGGAATGACTCGGAAACCAGAAGGCAATAGTGGAGCATCATCAGGAAACATTTCATCAATTGGAGCAAAAACAAGTTCTGCGCAGGCACCAACAGCGTTCTCGTCAATTCCACTACATATCTGcccaaaaaataaaacaaaaggtCATTAAGGCACATGAATATAGTTGAAGAACATGACCAGGCTTCTTAAGGTCAATGAAAACAGCATGGCAACAAGTACCTCAGGGCATTCCTCAAAAACTTGTTCAATATAGAGAGGAAATGtatttaactaaattttaataataatcccGAAATATACATCCAGGTTGAACATGTTAAAACTTAGAAAAGATGTGAGATGAGAATCATTTGCGACCAACCCATCTACATTTCAATTGCAATTGTATGAACCCCCCAAACTCAACTAAACCAAACAAACCCTGTTCAAAAGCTGCAAGCCAAAGAAACAATGGCTCTAAGATACTAAAACTAGTACCTGTAAGAGATGAATGTCCCTTGAAATAAAAGCATCCTCTTGTGCAAGAGAATGGCCTTCCAGTCGAACAACTTCAAGCAACTGGACAAAGGTTTCATTTAAGAATAAAGCATGTAAATACATGAACAACATAATGAGGACTTAAATGATTGCATTTGTTACATAGCAATGAAAGATCTAAGGCACTCGGCACCAACGTACTTCTTCATGTTCAATTGTATGACCAAGTGGCATGATGATTTGGCTTCCGGTGAACCTTGTGGCTCTCATTCCTGGAAACACATATGAACCAGCCTTCAACGAAACAGCAGAATAGGCATCAACATTAAAATCAGCCCATTCAGAACGGTGCTCTCTTAGGAACCGAACCAGGACTGCAGGAGGAACATTCTAGCATCAAAAAAGGAACAAAAATCTCATCAGTTCTGAACCCAGGAGAATGCTACAGAATCGTTTCATGTCCTTAAGCATACATGACTACTATGAATTACAAGTTATCAAAGAACATGTTATCACAGTTCCCTGTATATCCATGCACAAAATTGAAAGGAAAATGAAGACGCAAATTTATGAATCTCAAAACTAAAACATGACTATTTCTAACACCGAGTATTTGTACAATATAGCAGGAAAGAAATAACCATGAAACATTCTGCCAATTTCTTACAAAGCATCAGTTCCATTGCCAGGTTTTGCCAGTGAACACAAACAATGGTTTTCATACAATTTAAATACCATTTGCCTAGAAAAAGAATTAAAGGATTTGCTAAATTATGACATTAACTACATTagaatattttcttatttaggTCTTGCTATAATGCAAGAACTAAGTCACAATCATCACATGTCAAAGTCACAATCATCACATGTCAAAGTCAAACAAAACAACAGGCCCAAAATTTCAGACTGTGGGCCAAAGAAAATCCACAATGCTAGTTCCAGACTTACTTGCAATAGCATGGAAGCTTTTGCACATAGAATCCCTCCCAGGAATGAAAGGGAATTAGATGTATTGGAAGTGCTGCTCAAGTTCTTGGTTGAATTAACAGCAATTATAACGTCttcagctccatcacaactcaTCAGTGACCAGCCATCATCATTAAAGCCGTTTACAGCATCATTAAATCCTCTACAGAAAATTACATCAAAAGAGATACAGATAAGAAATGGTAACACAGTTTAACATTTAAACACACATATTTATCACTTGACTGACAGATGTAACATACATATATTTGCCTTCAGAAATGGAAAAGCGCCTGAAattgagaaagaaaagaaaagacaaaatCATGCAGCTACCTGCTTAATTTTTGGCTAAAAGTTCTCAGAACAGCTGGTTGCCGGCCTAAACCATACACCACCTCACCACTAGTCTCTTGAGCTATTTGCCTGATGTAACGCAGTGCCTTCAGAGGAACATGTTTGTTAGTACCTTCTCCTAGTAGTTGGGGAAAAAAGGCAGAGACTGTTGTCGAATTTTGTCCAATCCACTTTCCCCTCCCAATAAAAGAAGACGGAAaaggggaaaaagaaaaagtctcATCCATGGCAGCTAAAACCCAActcaaattaatagaaaaaaggGACTCCAGATGGAAGGGGGCAAATctacttttcttttcaaaataaaaacagATAAGACGAGACAAAGcacatatataaaaaatgacCACGCTTACATTTCAACATAAGTCATAATCTCATCTTCAAGAAGGCGGCCTACAAATTTAACAGTCTACAAGATGCACCAGCACCTAGTCATTTACCTACAAATTctataaataacctttttatttttaatcatggAGGGTCAAAAACTGCTCAATCATGCCTTAGGAACGGGTAACTATTGAATTTGTTTAAATGACAGTGGAACATCTCCAGGACTCTTTCCTTAAGAAAACACACCTCAGAAACACAGCCCAATATGTCAAGCAAACCAAAGTCAACTCACCGCAATTGTCATTTTCTGGGCCACTACTTTTGATGATTCATAAAGAGGTCGCAGCACTTCAGGAACACTCCATGCCTGAAAAGAACGTGAATGAAGTTAGCTATTACTTGACATTTAATTCAAGACACGATTGTCAAAAACTGTACCTCAAGATTTAGGTGATCCACTATGTGGATAATTGAACCTCCACCTTCACATGGCCTTATCAAATAGCCACTGGGAAGCATTTCAGCCCTCACAAACTGAGAAGCAGCTGCTGCATTTGGACCAGTGCCAGAACCAGAAAGAGATCTCTCACAGACCTTACAAAAACAGAAAATGAAGGAACATAAATAAGACATTTCATTGCCCTCCACAATTTAAATTGCAATAAGTTGACAATCTCTGACCTCTATAGTCTATACCAAAAGTTACATAGTTATCCTTATCCATTAATGAATAGATGACTGAAAACAAAAAATTGCGTACCACGAGACTGCC
This sequence is a window from Manihot esculenta cultivar AM560-2 chromosome 4, M.esculenta_v8, whole genome shotgun sequence. Protein-coding genes within it:
- the LOC110613525 gene encoding homeobox-leucine zipper protein REVOLUTA isoform X1; its protein translation is MAMALAQHRDSSNGSINKHLTDSGKYVRYTAEQVDALERVYAECPKPSSLRRQQLIRECPILSNIEPKQIKVWFQNRRCREKQRNESSRLQTVNRKLTAMNKLLMEENDRLQKQVSQLVCENGYMRQQLNTASATDASCDSVVTTPQHSLRDANNPAGLLSIAEETLAEFLSKATGTAVDWVQMPGMKPGPDSVGIFAISQSCSGVAARACGLVSLEPTKIAEILKDRPSWFRDCRSLEVFTMFPAGNGGTIELVYSQIYAPMTLAPARDFWTLRYTTSLENGSLVVCERSLSGSGTGPNAAAASQFVRAEMLPSGYLIRPCEGGGSIIHIVDHLNLEAWSVPEVLRPLYESSKVVAQKMTIAALRYIRQIAQETSGEVVYGLGRQPAVLRTFSQKLSRGFNDAVNGFNDDGWSLMSCDGAEDVIIAVNSTKNLSSTSNTSNSLSFLGGILCAKASMLLQNVPPAVLVRFLREHRSEWADFNVDAYSAVSLKAGSYVFPGMRATRFTGSQIIMPLGHTIEHEELLEVVRLEGHSLAQEDAFISRDIHLLQICSGIDENAVGACAELVFAPIDEMFPDDAPLLPSGFRVIPLDSKTKDAQTAVNTSRTLDLTTSLEVGPATNHATEDASSSHSTRSVLTIAFQFPFESNLQDNVANMARQYVRSVISSVQRVAMAISPSGLSPSVGPKLSPSSPEALTLAHWICQSYSYYLGAELLRSDSLGGDSVLKHLWHHQDAILCCSLKSLPVFIFANQAGMDMLETTLVALQDITLDKIFDESGRKALCADFAKLMQQGFAYLPGGICMSTMGRHVSYEQAVAWKVLAADESTVHCLAFSFVNWSFV
- the LOC110613525 gene encoding homeobox-leucine zipper protein REVOLUTA isoform X2, producing the protein MAMALAQHRDSSNGSINKHLTDSGKYVRYTAEQVDALERVYAECPKPSSLRRQQLIRECPILSNIEPKQIKVWFQNRRCREKQRNESSRLQTVNRKLTAMNKLLMEENDRLQKQVSQLVCENGYMRQQLNTASATDASCDSVVTTPQHSLRDANNPAGLLSIAEETLAEFLSKATGTAVDWVQMPGMKPGPDSVGIFAISQSCSGVAARACGLVSLEPTKIAEILKDRPSWFRDCRSLEVFTMFPAGNGGTIELVYSQIYAPMTLAPARDFWTLRYTTSLENGSLVVCERSLSGSGTGPNAAAASQFVRAEMLPSGYLIRPCEGGGSIIHIVDHLNLEAWSVPEVLRPLYESSKVVAQKMTIAALRYIRQIAQETSGEVVYGLGRQPAVLRTFSQKLSRGFNDAVNGFNDDGWSLMSCDGAEDVIIAVNSTKNLSSTSNTSNSLSFLGGILCAKASMLLQNVPPAVLVRFLREHRSEWADFNVDAYSAVSLKAGSYVFPGMRATRFTGSQIIMPLGHTIEHEEICSGIDENAVGACAELVFAPIDEMFPDDAPLLPSGFRVIPLDSKTKDAQTAVNTSRTLDLTTSLEVGPATNHATEDASSSHSTRSVLTIAFQFPFESNLQDNVANMARQYVRSVISSVQRVAMAISPSGLSPSVGPKLSPSSPEALTLAHWICQSYSYYLGAELLRSDSLGGDSVLKHLWHHQDAILCCSLKSLPVFIFANQAGMDMLETTLVALQDITLDKIFDESGRKALCADFAKLMQQGFAYLPGGICMSTMGRHVSYEQAVAWKVLAADESTVHCLAFSFVNWSFV
- the LOC110612908 gene encoding CASP-like protein 5A2; amino-acid sequence: MNVSHASVHPVEDPPTTDGGNNNNNAPRVRMKDIQGMPGTKAGLTLRVFQFFFAAAALAVMAATSDFPSVTAFRYLVAAAGLQCLWSLTLAIVDIYALLVMRSLQNYRVVSLFAFGDGITSTLTFAAACASAGITVLIDNDLGSCSQNHCVQFETSTAMAFISWFTALPSFLLNFWSLASR